In Leishmania mexicana MHOM/GT/2001/U1103 complete genome, chromosome 20, one genomic interval encodes:
- a CDS encoding putative replication factor C, subunit 5, whose protein sequence is MLWVDRYRPKTLKDVELYPELKEVLTRLSKAQDLPHLLFYGPSGSGKKTRAMAMLHEIYGPSVYSVRLEHKSVQVSDSKVVDIATLSSPHHIDINPSDAGNYDRVIVMQMIREIAQTVPLHTTANNRKNVPYKVVVLNEVDKMSRSAQHALRRTMEKYMNTCRLFLLCNSTSRLIPPLRSRCLGIRVASHSKDNLKLAVQRVCEGEGRPLPSAAFLNSLALRSDGNLRRGLLMLEASAMAKVDWSSNGAAIPQADWKLFLDEISHDIVAEQTPKRLHEVRLKFYDLLSQCISGETILKTLVDSLLTAVAPALQHSLIELAAKYDHNMKLGTKPILHLEAFVAGVMKIIKQQ, encoded by the coding sequence ATGCTGTGGGTGGACCGGTATCGACCAAAGACGCTCAAGGATGTAGAGCTGTACCCGGAGCTCAAGGAGGTGCTGACCCGCCTTTCCAAGGCGCAAGATCTcccgcacctcctcttctATGGTCCATCTGGCAGCGGTAAGAAGACGCGCGCAATGGCCATGCTACATGAGATCTACGGCCCCAGCGTCTATTCGGTACGTCTGGAGCACAAGAGCGTGCAGGTGTCTGACAGCAAGGTCGTGGACATCGCCACCCTCAGCTCACCCCATCACATCGATATCAACCCGTCCGACGCCGGCAACTATGATCGCGTCATCGTTATGCAGATGATCCGCGAGATCGCGCAGACGGTACCTCTGCACACCACGGCCAACAACAGAAAGAACGTGCCCTAtaaggtggtggtgcttaACGAAGTGGATAAGATGAGCCGCAGTGCCCAACACGCGCTTCGCCGAACAATGGAGAAGTACATGAACAcctgccgcctcttcctcctctgcaaCTCAACCTCGCGCCTAatcccgccgctgcggtccCGCTGCCTCGGCATCCGCGTCGCCTCGCACTCGAAGGACAACCTGAAGCTGGCCgtgcagcgcgtgtgcgagggcGAGGGCCGACCTCTTCCGTCGGCGGCGTTCTTGAATTCACTAGCGCTGCGCTCCGACGGCAACTTGCGCCGCgggctgctgatgctggaGGCGTCCGCCATGGCCAAGGTGGATTGGAGCAGCAACGGTGCCGCTATACCGCAGGCAGACTGGAAGTTGTTTTTAGACGAAATCTCGCACGACATTGTGGCGGAGCAGACGCCGAAGAGGCTGCACGAGGTGCGCCTCAAGTTTTACGATCTTCTCTCCCAGTGTATCTCGGGTGAGACTATCCTAAAGACACTGGTGGATAGCTTGCTTAcggctgtggcgccggcCCTCCAACACTCGCTGATCGAACTCGCCGCAAAGTACGACCACAACATGAAGCTTGGAACGAAGCCGATTTTGCATCTCGAGGCATTCGTGGCAGGTGTCATGAAGATCATCAAGCAACAGTAG